Within the Rosa rugosa chromosome 2, drRosRugo1.1, whole genome shotgun sequence genome, the region CTGCTGGTCTTCATCCTCAAGCCTCGTAAAGGCCTTCTTATACTTCACAGTTATATCCAACATAAAGTATGTTGAATTCCATCGGGTGCAAACATCTAAAGGAACAATTCCTCCCTGATGCTTAGTCTTTTCTTGAGCTGCACACTTCCTAAACTTATCTAGCCTTGCCGGTGAAGATCTAATGTACTTCACTGAATTTCTATTGCCATTAATGGAGGAGCTAGGCTCCTCCATTCCATCCCTCACAATGAGATTTAGAATATGGCAGCAACATCTCAAATGCAGAAAAGAACTTCCCAACACCAACTTGTCCCAATTTCCTATCTTCTCCTTCATGTAATCTAAAGCAACCTGATTTGGACTTGCATTGTCCACAACTATCGTAAAAACCCTCTCAATCCCCGACTTTATCAAACACGATTCAACTAGCTTTCCTATGGTTTTCCCCTTGTGATTTGGAATCACACAGAAATTCAAAATCCTCTTATGCAGCCTCCATTTTGAATCAATAAAGTGCGTTGTCAACACCATGTAGTTGATGTTTTGGATACTTGTCCAAGTATCCGTAGTCAGCGACACTCTCTACTCATTAGCAACAAGAAAATCCCCTAATCCTCTCCCTCTCTGCCTCATATAACTTCAAAACATCCCTAGCTAGTGTTCTCCTAGAAGGTGGCTTAAATAGAGGTTAAGTCACCTTCATGAATTCTTTAAAACCTTCAttctcaacaaaagaaaatagcaGTTCATCACGAACCACAACTTTCACACAAGCTAGCCTAGGAACACGCTTTTCATAACTCACAGCAATTAAATTACCTCCACTTTCTGCCCTGTCAAAGGTCAGGAACTTCTGCTTCTTGTTGGCGACATAAATGGGACACTTTTGACACTGGTAGAGCAAATGGTTCCTCATTCTGATGTGTCGTTTCTTCTGGTGTCGCTGGCGTATGTCTGGGGGCAGTACTTGCACCTTAAACGAGCTGGCTTCATGATACTCCCATCTGGATTCTTGCACTTGTCGAAATGTGCCCACACGACTGAAGTGTTCTTCCTCTTGACTTTGCTTGAACTCCCATCAGGGTCTGCTGGAACTAGTGGTATTGGTGGAAGTGCTGGAACTCCTGGAAGTGGTGATTCTGCAGCTTGATCAACTGTAGGCTGAGAAGTTGGTATGGGAGTAGTTCGACTGGTAATCTGCAGTTGGAGTTGCTGTAGGAGTCGGAGTTGCGCTAATCCCTTCCATAATCTGCATATACAAAAGAGAAGCCCCACATTAAAAACAGAAAGCCAGAACACCTTTTGAAAGACTTACTATGCATAATCTGCAACATCTTAAACCCAGAACACCATTTGAAAGCCACAATGAAATAATTCATAAACCCAGAACAACAATGATTCAATGAAGCtcagaaaccctaatttcaaaattcaaatttccaTTTATATCATAAAGTAACACACAATCACGTAACAAATTGACTTAATTTGCTTAAGAAACCGACTTGTTCAGCTTTTAAACATGAGAAAATCAAGCTATCTCAAGCTAAAAGCAAGAATTCAAAGCACAAAACAAGCATCCAATCCAAATTTCATTGCCTTATATAACCCAACAAACCACAAATTTAACCTGCATTCAACCAAAAAAacataaggattaaattcagtttacccccctaaggtttgggggtaatttcatgttagttcctgtcctctcaatttaatcagtttacccctcgagtttttttattttcctcaaccgtgtccattccgtccaatttggatgttaagtttgacaaaaaaaaacccactttaagggctaaaattgtcatttcaaggaaaaaaaaatcttttttttttctctctctcattgaagaagaagaagaaaaaaaattttggtcatggttttttttttttaattctctctcaattaagaagaagaataatttttttttttggtcatggttttttttcttttcttttttaattctcttcttcttgaaatgacaatttttgtATTgacatttcaaggaaaaaaaaacaccatgaaaaaaaaaaaaaaatgacaaaaaaaaaattccttctttttttttgtcatgaatttttttttatttctctctcataagaaagaagaatttttttttggtcatggttttttttttaaatgagagaattaaaaacaaaaacaaaccatgaccaaaaaaaaatttcttcttcttcaatgagagataaataataataaaaaaaccatgacaaaaaaaaaagtatatattttttgtcatggttttttttttttggtcatggtgttttttttttccttgaagtgggtttttttgtcaaacttaacgtccaaattggacggaatggacacggttgaggaaaattAAAAAGCtcgaggggtaaactgattaaattgagaggacaaagactaacatgaaattacccccaaacctcaggggggtaaactgaatttaatccaaaacaTAATATTTCGCTGCTCATCCTAACATACAAGTTCATATAGCCAATTTAGAATAACAAAATCAATAAGAACAGAAGAATTTCTTTTGCATTTCACTTCATTTCTTTTGCAGCATTGACCACAAGAATCaataagaacacaaaaccagtTGCAAAGAAACCAAATGCTCGCAAGCTCTTGCCCGAAGAGAAGATATTTAGAGAGCTTACCCTCGCAAGCTCTCGGCCGAGAGAGAAGATGGGATCGAAGCAGATCTTTTAGAGGTCGAGAGATATCGAGAGAGTTGGGAGAGGTCGAGAGAGATCGAGAGAGTTGGGAGAGTTTTCTGAAGAGAGTTTTGGCAAATGAGGTCGTGCAGCCAGGCTTTGAGAGTGTTAGGGTTTCTGCAGATCGGGTGTATACAAGTCTATGTAAGCTTGGTTTATGACCAATCATAATTAGACaagtaataaaattaatttaaataaaaatgcGGTTCGGGCAGTTTAACACAGGCGGTTCAACACCTGGACCCGATTCTGAACCGTTATGAACCTGTTCAGTTTGGTGAGACTTCAAAACGGCACCGTTTTTGGTCGGTCTGGTTACCAAGCCGGAAAATCCGGTGCTGTCAGGTCGGTTACCGGATTTCCGGTGTGTTTTGCCCAGCACTAGTTAAAGTTGGATATCATCTACCAGAAGCCAGAGTTACGTATTCTCCTGTGCTttgcttgtttgtttttattatgAAAGACTATTGTTGTTTGGTTTGTGATACTTCATATGGTCGTTCAAATGCCTTTGATTCAAGGACCTAATATTTTTGAGTTGCTAGTGGGTACTTGTTAGTTATAACTTTAAGGAAAGAACTTGGCTGACCAGCCCTGGTCAGGAGGGGCTGACCACAGCCACTAAAAATCTGACAGCtgtccttttttgtttttttgcacCTTTTCCTTTCGGTTctccttcttcagttcttcctcctctgttctccttcttcctcttctccactCCCATAGCGCAATGGAGTCCATAGTCGCCTCAGCCGCCCAGAAGCCACAGGAGCCGCtcctcttcgatctcatctccgccgTCGTCGAAGAGCCCAAGGTCCCTCTGCGTGAGTACCATTTGGGAGGATACATCTACCGGGAGGTCCGGAAAGAGCTGTAGGCTTACGGGTTACGAACTGCATCAACTTTTTCCGTTGCCGTCGGCCAAGGAGGTGCGAACTGCAGCAACTTTTTCCATTGCCGTCGGCCGAGGTGGTGCAGTCGTCCTCCACGCGTCCCTGATTAGGAGGGTCATTCAGATCccacattttttcttcttcttcttctctcgcgCTTTACTTGCTCAGTAGCTTGACGCGTCCCTGATTAGGAAATATCTACAAATAAACTCGGGTTCTTAACATCAAACCCAGAATTCTGGGCAAAACGGTataaaagaacaagaacaagaggaagaggaagaactgaagaaggagAACCGAAAGGGAAAGgggcaaaaaaaacaaaaaaaattagacaGCTGTCAGATTGTTAGTGGCTGTGGTCAGCCCCTCCTGACCAGGGCTGGTCAGCCAAGTTCTTTCCTAACTTTAATCTCCATTCCTTTATGTGCTGGGCCTATGGGGGCAAATGTGCTGGGCTCCGGGCTCGCCTTCACAAACATGATGTAAACACATTTGGTATCGCGGGGCTGGAATGACACGACACATGAAGCACAGTAAGCTCATGACCGATAAATTCGTTGGCTGGTGGAATATAAACAGAAACCGCGAAGCTCTGAGGCTCAAAGCAACGGATTTTAGTTGTGAAATTGAGAGGATACCCAGACTTGATTCTTTCTGAAAATGATGCGCAAAACTTGTCCTTGTTGCAGCAGCAGCACAAGGGGTAAGCCATTTCTTCACTCTCCCACTCTTGTTGTTTTCATCAACAATTACATGAGCACAAGAAGCAGAGGGTTTCGTTCTCAACCCTCAAACCCCGCTGAATCTAGAGATACCCATCGAGGGAAGCTTGTGAGAGACAACCCCCAACCCTCTGTGCCCAAAGTCAGAAGTCTTGAACATGCCTTgaaggtgttcgatgaaatgcttCAAAGAAGTCCTCTGCCTTCGGTTGTCCGTTTCACTCAGATATTGGGTCAACTTGTCAAACTGAAACACTATTCTCAAGTCATCGCTTTGAATAGACGAATGGGTCTGATTGGAATCGCTTCTGATGTTTATACTCTGTCTATTATCATCAACTGCTATTGCCATTTGAATCAAATGGGGTTTAGCTTATCTGTCTTGGCACAATTCTTCAAATTGGGTCTTCAACCAACTGTCACCACCTACACTACTCTAATCAACGGCTTTGTTCTCAAGAATAGAATGGCTGAGGCAGCAGGGATTTTCAGCAAAATGCTGCAGGCAGGTCATTGTGTGCCCAATGTGGTTACTTTCAGCACACTAATAAAGGGACTTTGCATGAGGGGTGACAACAGTGCAGCTATTCAATTGCTCAGGAAAATGGAAGAAAGAGGTTGTAAGCCTGACATTGTCGTCTACAGCACGATCATTGACAGTCTTTGCAAGGATACGCTAGTTGTTGATGCACTGAACCTCTTCTCAGAAATGATTAGTAGGGGCATTGCTCCAAACGTTGTTACTTACACCTCTTTGATTCAAGGAGTTTGCAACATAGGTCAGTGGAAAGAAGCTAAAAGTTTGTTGAATGAAATGGTCAGTAGAAACATCTGTCCGAATGTATTCACCTTCAGTGTCTTGGTTGATACACTTTGTAAGGAGGGAATGGTCGTGGAAGCCAAAAGTGTGATTGAAATGATGATCCAAAGAGGTATTGAGCCTGATACGATTACATACAACTCACTTATGGACGGTTACTGTTTGCGGGGAGAAATGGATGAAGCAAGAAAAGTCTTTGATCTAATGCTTAGCAAGGCCTGCATGATTGATGTTCGTAGTTGTAACATATTGATAAATGGATACTGTAAGCTTAAACAGATTGATCAGGCCAACCAGGTTTTTCAAGAAATGCTTCATAGGGAACTTGTTCCAGATACCATCACTTACAGCACTCTTATTGACGGTTTTTGTAAAGCGGGAAGAATACAGGTAGCAGAGAAGTTGTTCTCTCAGATGCAAGGTAGTGGCCAACTTCCAGATCTTCATACTTATGCCATTTTACTTGATGGCCTATGTAGAACCAACCAACTTTGTACGGCAATGGAACTGCTTAGAGAGATGGAAGACAAGAAGTTGGAACTAGATATTGTAATTTACACCATCTTCATTGAAGGTTTGTGCAAAGCTGGAAAACTTGAATCTGCAACAGATATCTTCTCTAGTTTGTCTTCAAAAAGAGTTCAGCCTGATGTGAAGGCATATAATGTGATGATTAATGGACTGTGTAATGGAGGCCTATTGGCTGAAGCAGAAAAGTTGCTTAGAGAGATGGGAGAGAAAGGCTGTTCTCCCGATGGTTGTACATATAACATAATTATCCGAGGATTTATCAATAACAATGAGACATCAAGGGCTGTGGgacttattcaagaaatggtGGAGATGGGGTTTTCTGCAGATGCATCAACTACGGAATTGATAATTGATTTGTTGTCTAAAGATAAAGTAGATCCAGCTTTGTTGTCATTGTTAAAAAGTTCATTATGAAGATAAATTGAATAGTTGAAACAGAATTCCCCGATGTACAACTGAAGGGATCTTTGGATGTATAATGTACTATATTTATTAATCCATCATTAGAAAATACAATATCGTTCTGTAGATGGACCAAAATTTTAGCATTTCCTAATTGGCAGATAGATTAGTACATTACTGATATCTAGTCATACAAACTTAGCAGTACCATACTATGGCAAAGTAAGTTCCATTCCACTGAAGCGTAGTGGCTGGATTTGTTTGGCCATGACTTTGAGTGAAATGAAGACCAACAGCCGTACAAACCTAGGAGTACCATACCATGGCAAGGGAAGTTCCATTCCACTGAAGCGTAGTTTTAGGGCCGGCCGCCATTGTTCAAGACCTGTTATAGTGTGCTGTACTCATGATATGACAGAGCATTGTTCAATGCATCCTTTTTATCTTTAGATTTTTGCCGCTGAATGTTTTTCAGTATCCCTTCTGATATATTACATTTTGTGGCTGATTGGGTTGAGGGCCTACTTCGCCTAGTCCCAAGGTCGGCCTTGATTATGGATCAAAAATGCAAGTTCTGATTAAATATGGAATTATCTGAACCAAAAATGGGAACACAGTATTAAAAGTGAAACTGAGCAAGTACAAAAATCTTGCATATGGATAGAGTTTCTTCCACGACCAAAAGTACAAAAATGTGATCTGATCTACTTATGGTACAATGTCTTCAGACCCTTATCTTGTTGGCCTAAGAAAATTGATCTAACTAGAAGTTCAATGATGAAATCAGGAAATTCTGCCACAATCAGAGTGGATAACTGACGGCTGAACAGTGACAATAAGACTGAATAAGATCAAAATTCAGTCTTCTTTTAATACTGTGTTACAGAATGTCCTCTACCTGTCACTGCTCCCGCATGAAAGTAGCTAGCCATCTCATTTCTGCTCCGTTTCCATTGGACAAGTAGTATATTCTCTTGCAATTTTCCTCTGAGAAAGCTTCCCGGTGTATAAGCCTCTGTCTGCCATAATAAAAACAGAAGATAAAGCTGATTATCTGGAAGTTTGCACAGACACAGCATTTCTACAGAGCACTGACCAAAGACTGGTTCATTATTTTATGTGGTTGCTGGCTTCCTATACTGATTCGAGTTTCAAGGACACCACACTATACCTTAAATGTTTTAAACTGAATGTTAAGCCACTCACTCGATGCATTATCTTGTACTATTTTTTTTCCCAGAAATTTGCATGACACAAAGTAAAACCATTGGAAAAAGATAGGCAAGAGATTCCAAGAAGATTGTGCTAAGCTAATGAATTGCCCATCTAGAATCCACTACTGTCTCGTGTAAGATAAGCCCCAATGTGATATACTATCAGTAACACTGCATTGTAAACTTGGCAATTAATCGGTAGCATACCTAAGGTAGTAATGGCAAACAGCTGCTGCTTCATCTAAAGTGTAACGAGGAAAGTTAATGCGAGCATCAGAGGGCACATCTGGCAAGTCTTGACGAAGTTTTCCTACTGCTGTTGAATGAGAAAAGGCACCCACCATCATGTCATCATGGATCATAGATCTAAAAGCCTTCACCTGCAAGAATTTGATCACATGTGTGTTGCATATCAGTCTCTAATGAACATGCACCTTCACCCAAACTTAAAACCAATTTGTACACTCAAAACTGAGATAAGACCAGGGTTTCAAGTAGAGAGATATTATTGAAGACGTATTCCAAGCTAGCATAAAGCTTAAAAAATCATGTTGATTCCTTTCAGTTTAACAGTTACAAATTACAACTGTACAACATAACTCTGAGACAAAAGGTGAGTACCTACCGTAGCAAGTTCTTTGGCATGTATTGGTCGAGTAGAACGAACAGTTACTGCCTCTTCATACTCACTGAACGTAAACCAGTTATTGTACTGCAGACAAAAAACAGCAAATTATGACAAAGCTCTAGAAACAAATTCACATAAAGAACTTGGCATCATGTGACCCAGTGATGTATCTCACCTGATCAATCGCAATCAGCACAGGGATATCTTTCACTAGAGATAACTCCTTCCTCAAACGAACTACCACTCCAACAGCTGCATGAGTGTGCTTGATTCCTGTATCAACCAGGTCATACAGAGTTGAACCTTCAGGCATTGCCATGGAATCAATTCCATCTTTCATCCATCCAACACCAGCTCCCTCTCCCAATGGAATAGGATCAGATATTTGGCACAACAATTGTTTTAAACGGGATTCATTAAATTTTAGGAAATCCTGGAATGAAATGACACAAAAGATGAATATAAATTTATGGAGATGGTGAGAAGCATATGATTCAAGAACTGCGTGATTAAAAGGGGTTCATATGTTACATCAAATTGATATTAATACAGCCATGTAGACAATCACTTTTTAAACATGATTTATTtatacacaaacacacacacacacacaaaaagtTCATGAAGTCAATGACAAGGCCACGGAGGTTATTCATCCACATTTAAGTTAATAGTACATTATTAAAATTTTAATGTGACTTATAGCTAATAGAGAAAAAAGCTTCATAATCTTGCCTTGAGAATATTTTCAGCTTGAACAGGTGTATCCCAAAGACCTGTTTGTGGGTTTTTATAGAAAAAACCTCCATGAGTCCAGTCCTTGCCTCTGGGAACATACAAAACCAACCAACCTTCCTCACGAGCCCAATGAACTAGCATCGCAAGAGCCGTACTCTTTCCACAGCTTACAGGGCCATCCAAAACAATCTGTTTTTTAACTTTTGACCCTGAAAAAAATTCAAGGACAAACGCATTTTACATGTCACTGATTATATATGCCTACAAGATCATTCCTCCAAAGAATAATGCACAACTCATGCAAGGTCCAGATGGAGTGCGATCTAATTATTGACAAACTAAGAGTTCACCAATTATGAGTTGGGTGCAAATAACAAAGTATGGCCCCGATTATCTGAAAATGAGAAGTATAATGAGCAGCCGGGGGATCAACACATTCATTTCTAGCTTTCTAGCTTACATTAACAGTAACCCTTAGAAATCTACAGCTATTTAAACTAGACTAGACTAGTGATCATGTATAAATGTGCTTAATGATAATTGTAGTCCCAAAACTCTACTAGCTATAAATAATATATTTGCACTCTAAATCTTGAGCTTTAGTTCAACGAAGCAATCCAAAAAGCACATACCTTTGCTCCTAGCTGATCCCAACGGCGGGTCCACAACCCGCCGGAAATTGTCCCGGAGATCGAGAAAGCTCTGGCGAACAAGCACGGCGCTCTGCATTGCCTCCTCGAACTCCCTCACCATCCCCAACGGCAAACCCTCCGGCAACACCTTGTTCAACTCCTCCGTCCttcaaacaaaacaacaatcaCATCCCAAACATATCTAATTTCAGCaat harbors:
- the LOC133732150 gene encoding putative pentatricopeptide repeat-containing protein At1g12700, mitochondrial — its product is MMRKTCPCCSSSTRGKPFLHSPTLVVFINNYMSTRSRGFRSQPSNPAESRDTHRGKLVRDNPQPSVPKVRSLEHALKVFDEMLQRSPLPSVVRFTQILGQLVKLKHYSQVIALNRRMGLIGIASDVYTLSIIINCYCHLNQMGFSLSVLAQFFKLGLQPTVTTYTTLINGFVLKNRMAEAAGIFSKMLQAGHCVPNVVTFSTLIKGLCMRGDNSAAIQLLRKMEERGCKPDIVVYSTIIDSLCKDTLVVDALNLFSEMISRGIAPNVVTYTSLIQGVCNIGQWKEAKSLLNEMVSRNICPNVFTFSVLVDTLCKEGMVVEAKSVIEMMIQRGIEPDTITYNSLMDGYCLRGEMDEARKVFDLMLSKACMIDVRSCNILINGYCKLKQIDQANQVFQEMLHRELVPDTITYSTLIDGFCKAGRIQVAEKLFSQMQGSGQLPDLHTYAILLDGLCRTNQLCTAMELLREMEDKKLELDIVIYTIFIEGLCKAGKLESATDIFSSLSSKRVQPDVKAYNVMINGLCNGGLLAEAEKLLREMGEKGCSPDGCTYNIIIRGFINNNETSRAVGLIQEMVEMGFSADASTTELIIDLLSKDKVDPALLSLLKSSL
- the LOC133732151 gene encoding uncharacterized protein LOC133732151, producing the protein MLRTILRRATATGPWRLTATANYSSSKDTKSTVKKAKKSNKSKGEATAAADDDAYAGADADLFDDKGRARRLQADESDPSLDVGPNGRPLFTSTPTLAQLTSMDSCSYFKFKTEELNKVLPEGLPLGMVREFEEAMQSAVLVRQSFLDLRDNFRRVVDPPLGSARSKGSKVKKQIVLDGPVSCGKSTALAMLVHWAREEGWLVLYVPRGKDWTHGGFFYKNPQTGLWDTPVQAENILKDFLKFNESRLKQLLCQISDPIPLGEGAGVGWMKDGIDSMAMPEGSTLYDLVDTGIKHTHAAVGVVVRLRKELSLVKDIPVLIAIDQYNNWFTFSEYEEAVTVRSTRPIHAKELATVKAFRSMIHDDMMVGAFSHSTAVGKLRQDLPDVPSDARINFPRYTLDEAAAVCHYYLRQRLIHREAFSEENCKRIYYLSNGNGAEMRWLATFMREQ